A stretch of Myroides oncorhynchi DNA encodes these proteins:
- a CDS encoding transposase: MENYIEFIKMILPEFLVEHFDLVKTIKQGETMHLYFEEFNRVPDEAKDRILIGHGFHNETTIQDFPLRGNSVYLHVKRRRWLDKTTRELVQRDWNLVAKGTRLTDEFASFLKEINRY, from the coding sequence GTGGAAAACTATATTGAGTTTATAAAAATGATTTTACCTGAGTTTTTAGTAGAACATTTTGATTTAGTAAAAACGATAAAACAAGGTGAAACAATGCACCTATATTTTGAAGAATTTAATAGAGTCCCAGATGAAGCGAAAGACCGTATTCTTATAGGTCATGGGTTTCATAATGAAACCACAATACAAGACTTTCCATTACGAGGAAATAGTGTTTATCTTCATGTCAAGCGACGTCGTTGGTTAGATAAAACTACTCGCGAATTAGTACAGAGAGATTGGAATCTAGTAGCAAAAGGCACTCGTTTAACTGATGAGTTTGCCTCTTTTTTAAAAGAAATTAATAGATACTAA
- a CDS encoding 4Fe-4S dicluster domain-containing protein: MAIIITDECINCGACEPECPNTAIYEGADDWRYKDGTALTGKVVLPDGTEVDADAAQEPVSDEFYFIVPSKCTECKGFHEEPQCAAVCPVDCCIPDDNHVESEETLLQRQAFLHKH; this comes from the coding sequence ATGGCAATCATTATAACAGACGAATGCATAAATTGTGGAGCTTGCGAACCTGAATGTCCGAATACAGCGATATATGAAGGGGCAGATGACTGGAGATATAAAGACGGTACAGCACTGACTGGTAAGGTAGTACTACCTGACGGAACAGAAGTAGATGCTGATGCTGCTCAAGAACCAGTTTCTGACGAATTCTATTTTATCGTACCTTCTAAATGTACGGAGTGTAAAGGATTTCACGAAGAACCGCAATGTGCTGCTGTATGCCCTGTAGATTGTTGTATTCCTGACGACAACCATGTCGAAAGTGAAGAAACACTTCTACAAAGACAAGCATTCTTACACAAGCATTAA